AAATATGGTTATTGTTTTGTATTTATTATGGTTCAATGGTGGCAATTGGCACATTCATAGTTCATGCTACTCATGTGTGAGATAGGTCAAGTACTCGCATCTTTGTGCCATGGTTTAATGGAATCGGTTAGCAATAATATTGTAAGATGAATGTGGACCTCTTAGTTTACAACCATTAACATGTGTATGACATTGTGTTGTGGTTGTTCCTATTGTTAATTTCAATTATTGCTACAGACTTGTAGCCTAAAACTCATATTAGATCGATTGAATGGATTAGCTACGGCTTTGAGACATGAGTAAAAAATAAATCATCAGCAAACTCTCTCATTGTGATAGATGGGAGAGTTAAATGAGAGAGTTTGCTGATGATTCACGTCTTCATCGGATGTTATACCACAAGCAACGATGCTCACCAACCCCAAATCATAGTCAGGCATCCTCTACAAGCCTTGTCGCCACTCTTTGCAACACTCTTCCACCCCTGTTGATGCTCTCTTCTTCGAGTTAATAACCATCACACCAGCTTACATAATTTGGTAACCATTTTCCATTGTACCCCATAAACTTCTTTATTTGAATTTTGTTCCCATCTTTCTTTGATGTTTATTGCATTTGGTGTTAAGTGGTTGGTTTTCATAGTGTTTGAATGCATGGTTCAAGGTAGTGTTTAAGCCTTTAAGATGGTAGTCGATGTTAAGTTTTCCTTCACAACTTTGTCACCCTTCACTGTTGTCGCTATTCGTTGTTCGTGTTGATTGCAATAAGCGGTGGTAAAGACCAAATAGTGGTATCAAGATGTGTAAAGTGTTGTCCCTACCCCAACTCCGATCATGAATATTGGCGCAGTATTAGAAGCAGGATTATTGTATGTTAGTTCTAAGAAAAAAAATGTATGTGGCGGTAATGGTAAAGTAAAAAAAAGGACATAATAAGGCATTTTTGTCGTCACTAAATCTCGGatcaaacaaaccaccaaaggcaCTTATTACCGGGACAAACACACTTCACATTAAACATACATAATATGTATCCATACTCAAGACAAGCATATATAAGCAGAGCAACATAGGGGTAAAGGGTAAATGATAAAGCAAAAAAAACCGACAAAACCAAGAAGAACATCATAAAAGCCTCCTAGAAActcagaagaaaaaaaaaacaacagaaGCAACGCGTGCAATAACGCCACATAATCACTCACTGATAATACATGAGTTGTTGGGTCGCAGCAACATTCGGGAAACCATCATAAATAGCTTGGCTTGCTCCAGCAGCACCCATGCCCATACCACCCATTGATGCTGGTTTAAGAGGAAACTGCCCTTGAGCATGCATGAGCCCATGGACCCCACCCATCTTGCTCATTGCAAATTGTCTCTCGTACGCCAACAAGTCAGCAGCCGACAGCATCGGTGCAGGCACAGGTGGCGGAAGCGGGTTTGAGGTCGTTCCTGGTGGAGTTGGCTTACTGCCCCAAGAACACTAAATCGATTGAAGAACAAATAAGAAGTCAGTTCTTTGCACATGTCTAAAACTACGGTAAAATACAAAACTGTTATTTATTTGTAGAATATTAATAAACATACGCACCTTTATTTGTTTACCATAAAGAATGGATTGGGTATTTCCCATTTGAATAGCCAAAGCAGCCTCAGCATGATTATTGTATCTTACAAAACCGAACCCTTTGTCTGGCTGAACCCGGACTTCCTCGATTATTCCAGCACCAAAGGAATGAAAGTGGCGATGAAGTTCAAGCTGAGTAACCTGATATAAATTTGAATTATTCAAATTCATTATTTCATATACGTCAGTAACTTAAACTTTAAGGGATATAATTTCTTACTTCTGGAGCAAGGTTGCCAACGTAAACAGTGGTATACTGTGGGTTATTCTCGGGAGCATCACCGTTAACAGGTTCCTTACTATCTTctgcaaaaataaataatatgtaTTAGGAAACGTATAATGAAAAAGACAAAAATCTTATTTAGTTATTTCTACTGCATACCTGAAGACCCGTTTGTTAGCTCCACCACACTTTTAGAATCCGAGGCCTGCTTTTCATCGCTAGTGCCAGCACCTTTGGTAGCCCAATTGCACCGGATCTGCCTACTGCCAAGCCACTTCCCTGATAAGTCAGAAGATAGGAATAAATAATGATGGAATATTCTACCGCTCCAAATGAAAATAGCTAAATGTCCAAATCCAAATGAAAATAATACAAAATAAAatgccattttcctccctgaagTTTGGCtaattttgcgactttcgtccaaaggtttgtttttccgcaactgaatccaaaaggttttaaatcttgtcattttcatctggctcgttaattCTATCCATTTTTTCCCattaagtcaagggtattttcgggttttttttttttttttttttttttgtgttgtgAACTTATAGGCCAATTCGGTCTTTTCagttttcactttatgtacaagcgaGTCCTTAAGTGAAAAAGACCGATataccctttaagttaacaaaaaagacaaaaatgctcccaacttaatggagaaaaatggatggagttaacaagccggatgaaattggcaagatttcaaacgttttggatccagatgcggaaaaaaaaactttgaacgaaagtcgcaaaactagccgaacctcagggacgaaaatgacattttactc
The sequence above is drawn from the Helianthus annuus cultivar XRQ/B chromosome 12, HanXRQr2.0-SUNRISE, whole genome shotgun sequence genome and encodes:
- the LOC110894170 gene encoding oligouridylate-binding protein 1B, which gives rise to MQNQHQRLKLQQQQALMQQALLQQQSLYHPGLLAPPQIEPIPSGNLPPGFDPNTCRSVYAGNIHIQVTEPLLQEVFASTGPVEGCKLIRKEKSSYGFIHYFDRRSAALAILSLNGRHLFGQPIKVNWAYASGQREDTSGHYNIFVGDLSPEVTDAMLFACFSVYASCSDARVMWDQKTGRSRGFGFVSFRTQQDAQSAINDLTGKWLGSRQIRCNWATKGAGTSDEKQASDSKSVVELTNGSSEDSKEPVNGDAPENNPQYTTVYVGNLAPEVTQLELHRHFHSFGAGIIEEVRVQPDKGFGFVRYNNHAEAALAIQMGNTQSILYGKQIKCSWGSKPTPPGTTSNPLPPPVPAPMLSAADLLAYERQFAMSKMGGVHGLMHAQGQFPLKPASMGGMGMGAAGASQAIYDGFPNVAATQQLMYYQ